A single genomic interval of Carassius gibelio isolate Cgi1373 ecotype wild population from Czech Republic chromosome A22, carGib1.2-hapl.c, whole genome shotgun sequence harbors:
- the ndufaf3 gene encoding NADH dehydrogenase [ubiquinone] 1 alpha subcomplex assembly factor 3 isoform X2: protein MIICARELSLRRMLSSPMRVSVCAHSWVPCVMAAVSCARLLSPGSVHGLRLGSWLLPALSRVSQARRHRLGPADDELYQRTTVSLLQKEGGGAVIYSYSPRGFNISGNRVMGPCAVLPPAVLQWNVGHHTDITVESLSLFYLLEPRIEILVLGTGARTERLDTSVLDFLKKKGIAVEVQDTPNACATFNFLSSERRLAAAGLIPPPAAE from the exons ATGATCATTTGCGCAAGAGAACTGTCATTGCGCAGGATGTTGTCATCACCGATGCGCGTGTCCGTCTGCGCGCACTCGTGGGTTCCGTGCGTCATGGCCGCCGTCAGCTGCGCAAGGCTCCTGTCACCGGGATCCGTTCACGGACTGCGGCTCGGTTCTTGGCTTCTTCCGGCTCTGAGCCG AGTGTCTCAGGCGCGCCGCCACAGGCTCGGTCCCGCCGATGACGAGCTCTACCAGAGGACCACAGTGTCGCTCCTGCAGAAGGAAGGGGGAGGAGCCGTCATCTACAGCTACAGCCCGCGCGGATTCAACATCAGCGGGAACAGAGTGATGGGACCCTGCGCCGTGCTGCCCCCTGCCGTCCTGCAGTGGAAC GTGGGTCATCACACAGACATCACAGTGGAGAGTTTGTCTCTGTTTTATCTGCTGGAGCCACGCATCG AGATCCTGGTGCTGGGGACGGGGGCTCGTACGGAGCGTCTGGATACAAGCGTGCTGGACTTCCTGAAGAAGAAGGGCATCGCTGTGGAGGTTCAGGACACG CCAAACGCATGTGCGACGTTCAACTTCCTGTCCAGCGAGAGACGGTTAGCAGCGGCCGGCCTGATCCCTCCTCCTGCGGCCGAGTAA
- the ndufaf3 gene encoding NADH dehydrogenase [ubiquinone] 1 alpha subcomplex assembly factor 3 isoform X1, with amino-acid sequence MIICARELSLRRMLSSPMRVSVCAHSWVPCVMAAVSCARLLSPGSVHGLRLGSWLLPALSRVSQARRHRLGPADDELYQRTTVSLLQKEGGGAVIYSYSPRGFNISGNRVMGPCAVLPPAVLQWNVRPVGHHTDITVESLSLFYLLEPRIEILVLGTGARTERLDTSVLDFLKKKGIAVEVQDTPNACATFNFLSSERRLAAAGLIPPPAAE; translated from the exons ATGATCATTTGCGCAAGAGAACTGTCATTGCGCAGGATGTTGTCATCACCGATGCGCGTGTCCGTCTGCGCGCACTCGTGGGTTCCGTGCGTCATGGCCGCCGTCAGCTGCGCAAGGCTCCTGTCACCGGGATCCGTTCACGGACTGCGGCTCGGTTCTTGGCTTCTTCCGGCTCTGAGCCG AGTGTCTCAGGCGCGCCGCCACAGGCTCGGTCCCGCCGATGACGAGCTCTACCAGAGGACCACAGTGTCGCTCCTGCAGAAGGAAGGGGGAGGAGCCGTCATCTACAGCTACAGCCCGCGCGGATTCAACATCAGCGGGAACAGAGTGATGGGACCCTGCGCCGTGCTGCCCCCTGCCGTCCTGCAGTGGAACgtgagacct GTGGGTCATCACACAGACATCACAGTGGAGAGTTTGTCTCTGTTTTATCTGCTGGAGCCACGCATCG AGATCCTGGTGCTGGGGACGGGGGCTCGTACGGAGCGTCTGGATACAAGCGTGCTGGACTTCCTGAAGAAGAAGGGCATCGCTGTGGAGGTTCAGGACACG CCAAACGCATGTGCGACGTTCAACTTCCTGTCCAGCGAGAGACGGTTAGCAGCGGCCGGCCTGATCCCTCCTCCTGCGGCCGAGTAA
- the LOC127942568 gene encoding NCK-interacting protein with SH3 domain, with protein MMYRSLFAFSSAERNALRFPAGESFLVLERSSAHWWLATRCSSGETGYIPASYIEKIPAPEQDEVLQSVDRAIEAIHNVAMTNGGKYNLEQRDILQKLIHHRKETVSRRSPTPSGHKQKIPSSSSEVSLSRRPQPPNGLSRTYSCQGSETTSERPASVPGLYQVPPQPRRAAPVTPPPPEKHRELRRNDPEVPLRVSSTSPAPSSVPPTGPSLSVSSASLDSSSSHSGVSSDVSLPSVSSTPPPVPKRGKAPPPPLPDRSPQVEPCKKSSQAPPPPIPDQSPDPSKKSPAPQPISQQPTAEHQSDAEWPLAPPPGSLSAPSSPTQSAAVPMTIGAELIELVRKNTGLSYELSRVAVGVVVGHLQGVLPRARADLEQVLLSLVESKDLGSALPLGQVCHDEQRLQVIFSDLARHRDDSQQRSWALYEDHALIACYLEELLQILTDADPEVCKKMCRVNEYEPVLSLVSYYQMEHRVSLRLLLLKVFGAMCGLDAALISTLLNSVLTMELARDLQTDTQEHEKMCYSALLMAMIFSRGEQIPLHHYEHLNADFLQFLLDVIEDGLPSDPTEQLPDLFINLLLAFNLHLSVPESNMVMQALTKRHNVKILTEKLLLLLNRGGDPVCVFDHAPPAPHSVLKFLQDVFSSRDTADIFYHSDLMVMIDIAVRQISDLCPGDRMRMEYLSLMLALMRSTDYLEHRHRLSDLQGALQRILGEEEDCGEDRGSSRQMDKLIVQQMLQEFPQINRN; from the exons ATGATGTATCGATCCCTGTTCGCCTTCAGCTCGGCGGAGCGGAACGCGCTGCGCTTCCCCGCGGGAGAGTCTTTCCTCGTCCTCGAGCGCAGCAGCGCGCACTGGTGGCTCGCGACGCGCTGCAGCTCCGGAGAGACCGGCTACATCCCCGCCTCATACATCGAGAAAATACCG GCTCCAGAGCAGGACGAGGTGCTGCAGTCTGTTGATCGAGCCATTGAAGCCATTCACAATGTGGCCATGACCAACGGAGGCAAATACAACCTGGAGCAGAGAGACATCCTGCA GAAGTTGATCCACCACAGGAAGGAGACGGTGTCCCGCAGAAGCCCGACTCCATCCGGTCACAAGCAGAAGATCCCGTCCTCCTCCAGTGAGGTGTCACTGAGCCGCAGGCCGCAGCCTCCCAACGGTCTGAGTCGAACCTACAGCTGCCAGGGCAGCGAGACCACGTCCGAGCGTCCCGCTAGTGTTCCTGGACTCTATCAG GTTCCTCCTCAGCCTCGCAGAGCAGCACCAGTGACTCCGCCTCCTCCGGAGAAACACCGCGAGTTACGACGCAACG ATCCAGAAGTGCCACTGAGAGTTTCCTCCACAAGCCCCGCCCCCAGCTCTGTCCCTCCCACTGGACCCTCTCTGTCTGTCAGCTCCGCCTCCTTAGACTCCAGCTCCTCCCATTCTGGAGTTTCCTCAGATGTCAGTCTTCCCAGCGTCAGCAGCACTCCGCCCCCTGTGCCAAAACGAGGCAAGGCTCCGCCCCCTCCTCTGCCTGACCGATCCCCTCAGGTAGAGCCTTGTAAAAAGAGTTCACAGGCTCCGCCCCCTCCCATACCTGATCAGTCTCCAGACCCTTCTAAAAAGAGCCCAGCGCCTCAGCCAATCAGTCAACAGCCTACCGCCGAACACCAATCAGACGCGGAGTGGCCACTGGCTCCGCCCCCTGGTTCTCTCAGTGCTCCTAGTAGCCCCACCCAGTCTGCAGCCGTTCCCATGACGATCGGAGCGGAACTGATCGAACTGGTGCGCAAGAACACGGGCCTTAGTTACGAGCTGTCTCGTGTTGCCGTGGGCGTGGTGGTGGGTCACCTGCAGGGCGTGTTGCCGAGGGCGAGGGCGGACCTGGAGCAGGTGCTGCTGTCTCTGGTGGAGAGTAAG GATCTGGGCTCGGCGCTGCCGCTCGGACAGGTGTGTCACGACGAGCAGCGGCTGCAGGTGATCTTCAGTGATCTAGCGCGACACCGTGACGACTCGCAGCAGCGCAGCTGGGCTCTGTACGAAGATCACGCGCTCATCGCATGTTACCTGGAGGAGTTACTGCAGATACTG ACTGACGCGGATCCTGAGGTGTGTAAGAAGATGTGTCGCGTGAACGAGTACGAGCCGGTTCTGTCGCTGGTGTCGTATTATCAGATG GAGCACCGTGTGTCTCTGCGTCTGCTGCTGCTGAAGGTGTTCGGGGCGATGTGTGGTCTGGACGCGGCGCTCATCTCCACCCTCCTGAACTCTGTCCTGACCATGGAGCTGGCCAGGGACCTGCAGACGGACACTCAGG AGCATGAGAAGATGTGCTACAGCGCGCTGCTGATGGCCATGATCTTCAGCAGAGGAGAGCAGATCCCGCTGCATCACTACG AGCATCTGAACGCTGATTTCCTGCAGTTCCTGCTGGACGTGATTGAGGACGGCTTGCCCTCTGACCCCACAGAGCAGCTGCCGGACCTCTTCATCAACCTGCTGCTGGCCTTCAACCTGCACCTGAGCG TCCCGGAGAGTAACATGGTGATGCAGGCGCTGACCAAGAGACACAATGTGAAGATTCTCACCGAGAAACTACTGCTACTGCTCAACAGaggag gggacccggtgtgtgtgttcGATCACGCTCCTCCTGCTCCTCACTCCGTGCTCAAGTTCCTGCAGGATGTGTTCTCCAGTCGAGACACGGCTGATATCTTCTACCACAGCGACCTGATGGTGATGATCGACATCGCAGTGAGACAGATCTCAGACCTGTGCCCCGGGGACCGA atGCGGATGGAGTATCTGTCTCTCATGCTGGCCCTCATGCGCTCCACGGACTACCTGGAGCACCGGCACCGTCTGAGCGACCTGCAGGGGGCGCTGCAGAGGATCCTGGGAGAAGAGGAGGATTGTGGGGAGGATCGGGGCTCCAGCAGACAGATGGACAAACTCATCGTGCAGCAGATGCTCCAGGAGTTCCCTCAGATCAATAGAAACTGA